Proteins from a single region of bacterium:
- a CDS encoding OmpH family outer membrane protein codes for MKSLKHPLVVIGLILGMATLIGAVVENANTPLFGTVDFSKALNDCKAGKAAVEEMDTMSKYYAETVDTINGNPFLNSDEFSNIRKVLIPSSTADGKLPTVKNPTPEGKATIKALLDKAVERQKRFTELYQKADATDVEKAEQRDLNKMMGTTRDNLQQLGPDLRSILQDKQAKSTKEIVDQIKVIVSQMAKTGNCSMVFVAEVAPYSSNDYTQAVLTEMNKKYDETHK; via the coding sequence ATGAAATCATTAAAGCATCCTTTAGTTGTAATTGGTTTGATTCTTGGAATGGCAACGTTAATTGGAGCAGTGGTGGAGAATGCCAATACGCCTCTGTTCGGTACGGTGGATTTTTCAAAAGCCCTGAATGACTGTAAGGCTGGAAAAGCTGCTGTTGAGGAAATGGACACCATGAGCAAGTACTACGCCGAAACCGTAGATACAATCAACGGCAATCCTTTTCTGAATTCAGATGAGTTTAGTAATATCCGTAAGGTACTCATCCCTTCATCAACTGCTGATGGAAAACTTCCAACAGTTAAGAACCCTACTCCTGAGGGAAAAGCAACGATAAAAGCTTTACTTGATAAGGCTGTTGAGCGCCAAAAGCGGTTCACAGAACTTTATCAGAAGGCTGATGCGACTGATGTCGAGAAGGCTGAACAACGAGACCTGAACAAAATGATGGGCACTACTCGTGATAACCTTCAGCAGCTTGGTCCTGACCTTCGTTCTATTTTGCAGGACAAGCAAGCAAAGTCTACCAAAGAGATCGTCGATCAGATAAAAGTGATTGTAAGCCAGATGGCTAAAACGGGCAATTGTTCGATGGTCTTTGTAGCGGAAGTCGCTCCTTACTCCTCTAACGACTACACACAAGCAGTTTTGACCGAGATGAACAAGAAATACGACGAGACGCACAAGTAG